In one Trichlorobacter lovleyi SZ genomic region, the following are encoded:
- a CDS encoding serine/threonine protein kinase, which translates to MTAHKHPFQQLTPDFVMDAVESQGFRCDCRNLTLNSYENRVYQVGIEDSKPLIAKFYRPNRWTDRQIIEEHDLSIELAGHELPVVAPWRNPGGESLFQYHGFKFALYPQQGGHAPEFDNLDNLLILGRMLGRMHRIGAVRPFQHRPVLDCAGFGHASVALIGEQFIPSEYRESYTILTGQLLQKIEKALLDAGQVRFIRTHGDCHSGNILWRDNAPHFVDFDDSRMAPAVQDLWMMLSGDRPRKLVQLDALLEGYQEFNSFDPAELRLIEPLRTLRMLHYSAWLASRWDDPAFPIAFPWFNTMHYWGEHILELREQLAALDEPPLELL; encoded by the coding sequence ATGACAGCACACAAACACCCGTTTCAGCAACTTACCCCTGACTTTGTCATGGATGCCGTGGAAAGTCAGGGCTTTCGCTGCGACTGCCGCAACCTGACCCTGAACAGCTATGAAAACCGGGTCTATCAGGTGGGGATCGAGGACAGCAAACCGCTGATTGCCAAGTTCTACCGCCCCAACCGCTGGACAGACCGGCAGATTATTGAGGAACATGATCTAAGCATTGAGCTGGCCGGGCATGAACTGCCGGTGGTGGCTCCCTGGCGCAACCCTGGCGGTGAGAGCCTGTTTCAGTATCACGGATTCAAATTTGCGCTCTACCCGCAGCAGGGGGGACATGCGCCGGAGTTTGACAATCTGGATAACCTGCTGATTCTGGGCAGGATGCTGGGACGGATGCACCGGATCGGTGCCGTCAGGCCGTTCCAACATCGTCCGGTACTGGATTGTGCCGGCTTTGGCCATGCCAGTGTTGCCCTGATTGGTGAGCAGTTTATTCCATCCGAGTATCGTGAGAGCTACACAATCTTAACCGGCCAGTTGCTGCAGAAGATTGAAAAGGCACTGTTAGATGCCGGTCAGGTTCGTTTCATTCGCACCCATGGAGACTGCCACAGCGGCAACATCCTCTGGCGGGACAATGCCCCTCATTTTGTTGATTTTGATGACAGCCGGATGGCACCGGCAGTGCAGGATCTCTGGATGATGCTGTCCGGTGATCGCCCCCGCAAGCTGGTGCAGCTTGATGCGCTGCTGGAGGGGTATCAGGAGTTTAATAGCTTTGATCCGGCAGAGCTGCGCTTGATCGAGCCGTTGCGTACCCTGCGGATGCTGCACTACAGTGCCTGGCTGGCCAGCCGCTGGGATGATCCGGCCTTTCCGATCGCCTTTCCCTGGTTCAACACCATGCACTACTGGGGTGAGCATATCCTGGAGCTGCGTGAACAGCTGGCGGCGCTTGATGAACCGCCTCTGGAGCTTTTGTAA
- a CDS encoding DUF1653 domain-containing protein: MENHQGGRPDADLMKLPEPLPGRYRHYKGGEYEVVGVARHSESDEQLVVYRCLYDNNSLWVRPLAMFLETVPVDGRELPRFERIRAELPG; this comes from the coding sequence ATGGAAAATCACCAGGGTGGAAGACCGGACGCTGATCTGATGAAGCTGCCGGAACCGTTGCCGGGCAGATACCGGCATTACAAGGGAGGCGAATACGAGGTTGTCGGGGTAGCCCGTCACAGCGAGAGCGATGAGCAGCTGGTGGTCTATCGCTGTCTCTATGACAACAATTCGCTCTGGGTGCGGCCGCTGGCCATGTTTCTGGAAACCGTGCCGGTTGACGGACGCGAGCTGCCGCGTTTTGAACGGATCAGGGCAGAACTGCCCGGTTGA
- a CDS encoding DUF445 domain-containing protein has product METRRKLLIRNKRIATGLMIGAALLFVVARLQNGHGAWEWVAAFAEAAMVGALADWFAVVALFRHPLGLPIPHTAIIKHKQGAIAGNLATFIRDKFLASDTLIAKLRAYNPAEQLAVYLMAPQHAADLSRGVTRLLLDSLDFIDDERVQQWLRAALGSRVERFDLSGTAGAMLQALRNDNRHQVVLDDLLKRLAAWLATEQAQSRLASSIDEMVTKEYPLLSVFIPNREQFTRGAGEKVAGRINDFIQAVNADPGHELRQSFDAAVMNLVARLQNDPELRNKVEGVKQEVLHNQAITDYARNIGNDLKSWLQHDLQQSDSKLQQKITAAVAGLGTTLSDNQGLKDSLNDYLAKLVLHYGDTLRNAVAGHIAGTVQTWDSADYSNEIELSIGSDLQFIRMNGTLVGGVIGLLLHALALLLA; this is encoded by the coding sequence GTGGAAACGAGAAGAAAACTGCTGATCAGAAACAAGAGAATCGCCACCGGCCTGATGATCGGTGCAGCCCTGCTGTTTGTGGTTGCCCGCCTGCAAAACGGGCATGGCGCCTGGGAATGGGTTGCCGCCTTTGCCGAGGCGGCCATGGTTGGCGCGCTGGCGGACTGGTTTGCGGTGGTGGCGCTGTTCCGTCATCCCCTGGGACTGCCGATCCCCCATACCGCCATCATCAAGCACAAACAGGGGGCGATTGCCGGCAATCTGGCCACCTTCATCCGTGACAAGTTCCTGGCCAGCGATACCCTGATCGCCAAGCTGCGGGCCTATAACCCGGCTGAACAGCTGGCCGTTTATCTGATGGCGCCGCAACATGCGGCTGATCTGTCCCGGGGGGTGACCCGGCTGCTGCTTGATTCGCTGGATTTTATTGATGATGAGCGGGTGCAGCAGTGGCTGCGGGCTGCTCTGGGCAGCCGGGTTGAACGGTTTGATCTCTCCGGCACGGCCGGGGCGATGCTGCAGGCGCTCAGGAACGACAACCGTCACCAGGTGGTGCTGGATGACCTGCTGAAACGCCTCGCGGCCTGGTTGGCCACTGAGCAGGCCCAAAGCAGGTTGGCCAGTTCAATTGATGAGATGGTTACCAAAGAGTATCCGTTGTTGAGCGTTTTTATTCCGAACCGGGAACAGTTTACCAGGGGCGCCGGAGAGAAGGTGGCTGGCAGGATCAACGATTTTATTCAGGCGGTCAATGCCGATCCCGGTCATGAACTGCGCCAGAGTTTTGATGCTGCGGTGATGAATCTTGTCGCCCGCCTGCAGAACGATCCTGAGCTGCGCAACAAGGTTGAGGGGGTCAAGCAGGAGGTGTTGCATAATCAGGCGATTACTGACTATGCCCGCAATATCGGCAATGATCTGAAAAGCTGGCTGCAGCATGACCTGCAGCAGTCTGATTCAAAACTGCAGCAGAAGATCACAGCGGCAGTTGCCGGGCTTGGCACGACCCTTTCGGACAATCAGGGGCTGAAGGATTCACTGAATGACTACCTTGCAAAGCTGGTGCTGCACTACGGGGATACCTTGCGCAATGCCGTTGCCGGGCATATTGCAGGTACGGTACAGACCTGGGACAGTGCTGATTACAGTAACGAGATCGAGCTCTCCATCGGTTCCGACCTGCAGTTTATCAGGATGAACGGCACCCTGGTGGGTGGTGTGATCGGCCTGCTGCTGCATGCCTTGGCGTTATTACTGGCATAA
- the tsaA gene encoding tRNA (N6-threonylcarbamoyladenosine(37)-N6)-methyltransferase TrmO — protein MSHLSQFSYQPIGILHSPYTRRIDAPHQGTVVEGTESGQPALATLELAEWLDEQVVQDLSGFERIWLIFAFHLSEGWKSMVKPPRGGPKRGVLATRSPHRPNAIGLSAVELVAIEGRTLQLRGVDLLDGTPVLDIKPYVPYADAFLDARAGWIDELDARQGRNSAPGPKKPR, from the coding sequence ATGAGCCATCTCAGCCAGTTCAGCTATCAGCCCATCGGCATCCTGCATTCACCCTATACCCGCCGTATTGACGCACCCCATCAAGGAACGGTGGTGGAGGGTACGGAAAGCGGGCAGCCGGCGCTGGCCACGCTGGAGCTTGCCGAATGGCTGGATGAGCAGGTTGTGCAGGATCTGAGCGGCTTTGAACGGATCTGGCTGATCTTTGCCTTTCATCTCAGCGAGGGCTGGAAAAGTATGGTCAAGCCGCCACGGGGCGGGCCGAAGCGAGGGGTGCTGGCCACCCGTTCACCCCACCGCCCCAATGCCATTGGGCTGTCGGCGGTGGAGCTGGTGGCGATTGAGGGCAGAACGCTGCAACTGCGCGGTGTGGATCTGCTGGATGGCACACCGGTGCTGGATATCAAACCGTATGTGCCCTATGCCGATGCCTTTCTGGATGCCAGGGCCGGCTGGATTGACGAGCTGGATGCCCGGCAGGGGCGGAACTCGGCACCGGGGCCGAAAAAACCTAGGTAG
- a CDS encoding SagB/ThcOx family dehydrogenase, protein MKPAFSKKMGRWFLTDRVRDLVDWWGTPQSQGEEPPPVQKPVADGAELIRLPERSDWNIPSYDLVGAIAGRESHRRFSNTSLRLDELAFLLWSTQGVRKKLHQAAVLRTVPSAGCRHPFETYLVVLRVEGLAPGIYRYLPLDHALIFESAPADLAQQITAATRGQRFAGQAAVTFIWSAIPARTEWRYAEASAKVIALDAGHVCQNLYLACGAIGCGTCAIAAYDQDLVDELVGVDGDDELVVYLSPVGKLA, encoded by the coding sequence ATGAAGCCTGCTTTCAGTAAGAAAATGGGACGCTGGTTTCTGACCGACCGGGTCAGGGATCTGGTGGATTGGTGGGGTACCCCGCAATCACAGGGAGAAGAGCCGCCGCCGGTGCAGAAACCGGTTGCTGATGGCGCGGAGTTGATCCGGCTGCCGGAACGTTCTGATTGGAACATTCCCTCTTATGATCTGGTTGGGGCAATTGCCGGCAGGGAAAGCCATCGTCGTTTCAGCAATACCTCGTTACGGCTGGATGAACTGGCCTTTCTGCTCTGGAGTACCCAGGGGGTGCGCAAAAAACTGCATCAGGCTGCCGTGTTGCGAACAGTCCCGTCTGCCGGTTGCCGACATCCTTTTGAGACCTATCTGGTGGTGCTGCGGGTGGAGGGGCTTGCGCCCGGTATCTACCGCTATCTGCCCCTTGATCATGCCTTAATCTTTGAATCTGCCCCTGCTGACCTGGCGCAGCAGATAACCGCGGCAACGCGGGGGCAGCGCTTTGCCGGTCAGGCAGCGGTAACTTTTATCTGGAGCGCTATCCCGGCTCGCACCGAATGGCGCTATGCTGAGGCATCAGCCAAGGTGATTGCCCTGGATGCAGGGCATGTCTGTCAGAACCTCTACCTGGCCTGTGGGGCAATCGGGTGTGGTACCTGTGCCATTGCCGCCTATGATCAGGATCTGGTTGACGAACTGGTTGGCGTAGATGGCGATGACGAGTTGGTTGTCTATCTTTCGCCCGTAGGTAAGCTTGCCTGA
- a CDS encoding GreA/GreB family elongation factor yields the protein MTKIELLATIINSLEADLALFFAAAKAAHEAATHEECAPDNKYDTTALEASYIAQGQANRAQEIRVALEGYRNLVLQDFNDDSPIRLTALVTLEDEEGNQRRLFLGPYGGGMKIPVADGEIVVITPGSPLGRSLLGKQVGDELQAEEHALTAAFTVVQVV from the coding sequence ATGACTAAGATCGAACTGCTTGCAACCATCATCAATTCTCTTGAGGCTGACCTGGCGCTGTTTTTTGCTGCGGCAAAGGCGGCCCACGAGGCGGCCACCCACGAAGAATGCGCCCCGGATAACAAGTATGACACCACGGCGCTGGAGGCCTCCTATATTGCCCAGGGGCAGGCCAACCGTGCCCAGGAGATACGGGTGGCGCTGGAAGGGTATCGTAATCTGGTGCTGCAGGATTTTAATGATGACAGCCCGATCCGCCTGACTGCACTGGTGACTCTGGAGGATGAAGAGGGAAATCAGCGTAGACTGTTCCTTGGTCCCTATGGCGGCGGCATGAAGATTCCCGTTGCAGATGGTGAGATTGTGGTGATTACCCCCGGTTCTCCGCTGGGACGCAGTCTGTTGGGTAAACAGGTCGGCGATGAACTGCAGGCTGAGGAACATGCACTGACTGCGGCCTTTACGGTGGTGCAGGTTGTGTAA
- the dbpA gene encoding ATP-dependent RNA helicase DbpA: MSSIAFSSLHLKPAMLKNLASLGYAAMTPIQAHSLPPILASKDLIARAKTGSGKTAAFGIGLLSRLDTTALQLQALVLCPTRELADQVAKELRRLARFTENIRVLTVCGGVPFGPQLGSLEHGAHVVVGTPGRLLDHLRRGSLDLSSLQTLVLDEADRMLDMGFQDDIRSLIAAAPARRQTLLFSATYPDSIADMSAAMQQTPVEVSVDEDHVAGTIEQHFYAVEPDQRSEAVARILGRYRPESTLVFCNTKLDCQELADDLKERGFAALAIHGDLEQRERDQVLVRFSNKSASVLVATDVAARGLDIKELAAVINFELSRNPEVHTHRIGRTGRAGEQGLAISLVSRRDSRLIKGMEEDLACRIDLQEFSSLAPLTGRPPAAAMVTLCIDGGRKNKLRPGDILGALTGEGGIAGSEVGRIDLFDFHSYVAIMGQSVEQALRCLANNRIKGRFFKVRRIGSGRTS; the protein is encoded by the coding sequence ATGAGTTCCATTGCCTTTTCATCATTACACCTGAAGCCGGCCATGCTGAAGAACCTGGCCTCACTGGGCTATGCCGCCATGACGCCGATTCAGGCCCACAGCCTGCCGCCGATTCTGGCCAGCAAAGATCTGATTGCCAGGGCCAAGACCGGCAGCGGCAAGACCGCTGCCTTCGGGATCGGGCTGCTAAGCCGTCTTGATACAACAGCCCTGCAGCTGCAGGCGCTGGTGCTCTGTCCCACCCGTGAGCTGGCTGATCAAGTGGCCAAAGAGCTGCGGCGTCTGGCACGCTTTACCGAAAACATCCGGGTCTTGACGGTCTGTGGCGGAGTGCCCTTTGGCCCGCAGCTGGGCTCTCTGGAGCATGGTGCCCACGTGGTGGTGGGTACTCCCGGACGTCTGCTTGATCACCTGCGGCGGGGCAGTCTTGATCTGTCCAGCCTGCAGACCCTGGTGCTGGATGAGGCGGACCGGATGCTGGATATGGGCTTTCAGGATGATATCCGCAGCCTGATTGCCGCTGCCCCGGCCCGGCGCCAGACCTTGCTGTTCTCTGCCACCTACCCGGACAGCATTGCTGATATGAGCGCCGCGATGCAGCAGACACCGGTTGAGGTCAGTGTGGATGAGGACCATGTAGCAGGGACGATTGAGCAGCACTTTTATGCGGTGGAGCCGGATCAGCGCAGTGAGGCGGTGGCCCGCATTCTTGGCCGGTATCGCCCTGAATCAACCCTGGTCTTCTGTAACACCAAGCTGGACTGTCAGGAACTGGCAGATGACCTGAAGGAACGCGGCTTTGCCGCACTGGCGATCCATGGCGATCTGGAACAGCGGGAGCGGGATCAGGTGCTGGTCCGTTTTTCCAACAAGAGCGCCTCGGTGCTGGTGGCAACCGATGTTGCTGCCCGTGGCCTGGATATCAAGGAGCTGGCAGCGGTGATCAACTTTGAGCTGTCCCGCAACCCGGAGGTGCATACCCACCGTATTGGCCGGACCGGCCGGGCAGGTGAACAGGGGCTGGCCATCAGTCTGGTCTCCCGGCGGGACAGCCGTCTGATCAAGGGGATGGAAGAAGACCTTGCTTGCAGGATTGACCTGCAGGAGTTTTCCTCACTGGCACCGCTAACCGGCAGACCGCCTGCAGCTGCCATGGTTACGCTCTGTATTGACGGCGGCCGCAAAAACAAGCTGCGTCCCGGAGATATTCTGGGTGCCCTGACCGGAGAAGGTGGCATTGCCGGCAGTGAGGTGGGCAGGATTGATCTGTTTGATTTCCACAGCTATGTGGCTATCATGGGCCAGAGTGTTGAACAGGCCCTGAGATGTCTGGCCAACAACCGGATCAAGGGGCGTTTTTTCAAGGTGCGCAGAATCGGCTCAGGACGTACATCATGA
- a CDS encoding mechanosensitive ion channel family protein, giving the protein MTDNALVNKAAAATSPELTDKVVLYFIEHGMQILTAIVLMGAGLFIARWVGSIVQRWLRSKAYDEPVSNLIVKVIKLLIIVFIGVMSLGQMGVQITPLIAGIGVAGVGVSLAMQGLLGNLVAGLTIIFSKPFTIGEYIELLGVYGQVTDISLFSTTLQHTDNSRVIVPNRKIVGEILHNYGNIRQLNLTAAIAYNADISQALALVNTILQQNPMVLTEPVPAVGIAALHESSIALAIQPWVKVDDFVPAQAAIYQAVIEQFRDQQIEVPIPRRNIQILNPTP; this is encoded by the coding sequence ATGACCGATAATGCTCTGGTAAATAAAGCTGCGGCCGCAACCTCACCGGAACTGACCGACAAGGTTGTACTCTATTTTATTGAACACGGGATGCAGATTCTTACCGCCATTGTCCTGATGGGCGCGGGTCTGTTCATTGCCCGCTGGGTCGGCAGCATCGTGCAGCGTTGGCTGAGGTCAAAGGCCTATGATGAGCCGGTCAGCAACCTGATCGTCAAGGTGATCAAGCTCCTGATCATCGTATTCATCGGGGTCATGTCGCTTGGTCAAATGGGGGTGCAGATCACACCGCTCATCGCTGGAATCGGCGTGGCCGGGGTCGGTGTCAGCCTTGCCATGCAGGGCCTGCTTGGCAATCTTGTTGCCGGGCTGACGATTATCTTTTCAAAGCCGTTTACCATCGGTGAATATATTGAACTGCTTGGTGTCTATGGTCAGGTTACCGACATCTCCCTTTTTTCCACCACCCTGCAGCACACTGACAATTCTCGTGTGATTGTGCCCAACCGGAAGATTGTTGGTGAGATCCTGCACAATTACGGTAACATCCGCCAGCTTAACCTGACAGCCGCCATCGCCTACAATGCGGATATCAGTCAGGCGCTTGCACTGGTGAACACAATCCTGCAGCAGAATCCAATGGTTTTGACAGAGCCGGTGCCTGCTGTGGGTATAGCAGCCCTGCATGAATCATCCATTGCCCTGGCAATCCAGCCCTGGGTAAAAGTTGATGATTTTGTCCCTGCCCAGGCGGCAATCTATCAGGCGGTCATTGAGCAGTTCCGTGACCAGCAGATCGAAGTCCCCATTCCCCGCCGCAATATCCAGATCCTGAATCCTACCCCCTGA
- a CDS encoding GNAT family N-acetyltransferase: MKIQKVTPENRPKVYALLQRAFPNSNYETLLVQKFHENNRPIHEWVCIHTNKVIAYIAFSNAYNGKQLCGLHLAPMAVAPDFQKQGIGSELLRFALRQEAIKSQPLFVLGEPAYYARFGFEPCSQPICPFDQGNTHFLSMHNSSNASFEVGYEAGFKSAALPPGKQGKKRRPR; this comes from the coding sequence ATGAAGATCCAGAAAGTAACCCCGGAAAACCGCCCCAAGGTCTATGCCCTGCTGCAGCGGGCCTTTCCTAACAGCAATTATGAAACCTTGCTGGTGCAGAAGTTCCATGAAAATAACCGTCCGATCCATGAATGGGTCTGCATCCATACCAACAAGGTGATTGCCTACATCGCCTTTTCCAACGCCTACAACGGCAAACAGCTTTGCGGTCTGCATCTGGCCCCCATGGCGGTGGCACCGGATTTTCAAAAACAGGGGATAGGGAGTGAACTGCTCAGGTTTGCCCTGCGCCAGGAAGCGATCAAGAGTCAGCCCCTGTTTGTATTGGGGGAACCGGCCTACTATGCACGCTTCGGTTTTGAACCATGCAGTCAGCCGATCTGCCCCTTTGATCAAGGCAATACCCATTTTCTGAGTATGCACAACAGCAGCAACGCCAGCTTTGAAGTGGGCTATGAAGCTGGGTTCAAGAGTGCGGCCCTGCCGCCTGGTAAACAGGGCAAAAAGCGACGGCCACGGTAG